The genomic window CCTGATGGCGGTTGCCCACTACCTTGAAGCGCTCGATTGGCAGAAAGATGTCATAAAGATTCACGCAACGCTCGGAGGCAAAAATCCTCATCTTCAGACCTACCTTGTCGGTGGTATGGCAGTACCCATCGATCCAAACAGTCAAAACGCACTGAATGCCGACAGCATCGCCTTTATCAGCAAGCTTGCAAAGAAAGCCCTTAAGTTTGTGGAGAAGGTCTATATACCGGACCTGCTTGCCGTTGCCTCATTCTACAAGGACTGGGCAGGGTATGGCGGAGGAGTTGGAAACTATATGGCGTACGGCGTCTTTGCTCAGGACACCAAAAGCAATACCGACAACCTCTGGCTCCCAAGGGGTATAATCCTTAACAAGGACCTCGGTACCGTACACCCTGTCGAGCAGACCAAGATCACGGAGTATGTGACCCATTCATGGTATGAGTACCCGGGTGGAGACGGCAAATCAAGACATCCATGGGATGGGATAACGAACTACAAGTATACGGGACCGAACCCCCCGTACAAGTTTCTCAACACGGACAAGAAGTACAGCTGGCTCAAGGCACCACGTTATGAAGACATGCCCATGGAGGTCGGCCCGCTTGCAAGAATGCTCGTTGCCTATGCAAGCGGCCACAAGAGGGTTCAGGAGGTAGTCACGTATGTCCTCAAAAAACTGAACGTCGGGCCTGCGGCGCTTTTCTCAACCCTTGGGAGGACCGCTGCAAGGGGTATCGAAACCCTCGTAACCGCCGAGATGCTCCCTGTATGGCTTGACGAACTCTCAGCGAATATGAAGAAGGGAGACTACAGGATCCATGCCAATGAGAAATGGGACCCGTCTACGTGGCCGAAGGAGGCACAGGGTTACGGCTGGCACGAGGCACCCAGGGGAGCACTTGGACACTGGGTTAAGATCAAAGACGGCAAGATCGAAAACTACCAGTGTGTTGTTCCAAGTACATGGAACGGCTCGCCCAGGGATGCAAAGGGACAGAAAGGACCGTATGAGTCTGCCCTGATCGGCACCCCTGTTGCCGACCCGGAGCAACCGCTTGAGATCCTCCGCACAGTCCACTCCTTCGACCCCTGCATGGCCTGTGCAGTACACGTTGTTGATCCCGATGGGAAAGAGGTAGCAAAGATCAAGATTGTATGACTGAAAGGAGGCGATGATGGCTAACGAGAGAAAAAGGGTCTATGCATGGGAGTTTCCTGTCAGGCTTACGCACTGGATCAATGTGCTGTGTATCATTGCCCTTTCCATAACCGGGTTCTACATAGGCAATCCCTTTATCCATGCTGTCTCTTCAACGCAGTACATCATGGGATGGATGAGGTTCATACACTTTACCGCTGCTTACACCTTCTTGTTCAGCATGATCGTAAGGTTGTACTGGGCCTTTATGGGTAACAAGTATGCAAGTTGGAAGGTCTGGTTCCCCTTCACGGGCAAGCGGCTCAGCGACCTCTGGGGAGCTTTGAAGTTCTACCTCTTTATCAGCAAAAAACCCCCTTATGCTGTAGGACATACTGCTCTGGCCGGGCTCACTTACCTATTCGTATTTGCGATATTCATATTCCAGATAATATCGGGGTTTGCACTTTACTCAATCGTCCAGCAAGGCACAATATGGATGATTCTCGGTGGCTGGCTCAGGGGAATGATGCATCTACAGACCATACGGCTCCTGCACCATCTTGCGATGTATGTAATCCTGGCATTCGCTGCAGTCCATATCTATATCGGCTGGGTCCTCGACCTGAAGGAGCGCAACGGCCTGATGGGCTCCATATTCAGCGGATACAAGTTC from bacterium BMS3Abin08 includes these protein-coding regions:
- the hydB_2 gene encoding periplasmic [NiFe] hydrogenase large subunit precursor, which codes for MRAVENALNITIPDNARIIRNLITGIQYVQDHVIHFYHLHALDWVDIVSALKADPAKTARLAQSISDWHNSSVTYFKGIKAKLKSFVESGQLGPFSNAYWGHPAYKLPPEANLMAVAHYLEALDWQKDVIKIHATLGGKNPHLQTYLVGGMAVPIDPNSQNALNADSIAFISKLAKKALKFVEKVYIPDLLAVASFYKDWAGYGGGVGNYMAYGVFAQDTKSNTDNLWLPRGIILNKDLGTVHPVEQTKITEYVTHSWYEYPGGDGKSRHPWDGITNYKYTGPNPPYKFLNTDKKYSWLKAPRYEDMPMEVGPLARMLVAYASGHKRVQEVVTYVLKKLNVGPAALFSTLGRTAARGIETLVTAEMLPVWLDELSANMKKGDYRIHANEKWDPSTWPKEAQGYGWHEAPRGALGHWVKIKDGKIENYQCVVPSTWNGSPRDAKGQKGPYESALIGTPVADPEQPLEILRTVHSFDPCMACAVHVVDPDGKEVAKIKIV
- the hupC gene encoding putative Ni/Fe-hydrogenase B-type cytochrome subunit: MANERKRVYAWEFPVRLTHWINVLCIIALSITGFYIGNPFIHAVSSTQYIMGWMRFIHFTAAYTFLFSMIVRLYWAFMGNKYASWKVWFPFTGKRLSDLWGALKFYLFISKKPPYAVGHTALAGLTYLFVFAIFIFQIISGFALYSIVQQGTIWMILGGWLRGMMHLQTIRLLHHLAMYVILAFAAVHIYIGWVLDLKERNGLMGSIFSGYKFVTGKEWE